Proteins from a single region of Streptomyces griseiscabiei:
- a CDS encoding substrate-binding domain-containing protein has protein sequence MQPTSRATAAAVTFLVLATTVAGCDSDSADASNAGARKPGCPAVLAEAKRAVKEAEDINAPWSGPTTGPDAVPGRTLAYVAQTMTNPGVSGVARGVQEAAKVIGWDVRTIDGQGTRAGIRTAFTEALALKPSGIVIGGFDPGSVTEQVERANAAGIPIVGWHATAAPGPSTDPKLFTNVTTEVADVAEISADWIIARSGGRAGVVVFTDASIPFAKRKSDLIRKRLAACADVELLSYEDIPIPEANSRTVDEVSSLQSRFGDRWTYSAAINDLYFDHAAPALRAAGHRGDGAPFNIGAGDGDPSAFERINGKQFQSATVPEPLSEQGWQIVDEFNRAFAGEPASGYVAPVHITTADNSGGALSWDSEGYRQAYRKIWDK, from the coding sequence GTGCAACCCACCAGCAGAGCGACCGCGGCGGCCGTCACGTTCCTGGTCCTCGCCACGACCGTGGCCGGCTGTGACAGCGACTCGGCCGACGCGTCGAACGCCGGTGCGCGGAAGCCGGGTTGCCCCGCCGTCCTCGCCGAGGCGAAGCGGGCCGTCAAGGAGGCCGAGGACATCAACGCCCCCTGGAGCGGCCCCACCACCGGCCCGGACGCGGTCCCCGGCCGGACCCTCGCCTATGTCGCCCAGACCATGACCAACCCCGGTGTCTCCGGCGTCGCCAGAGGTGTCCAGGAGGCGGCGAAGGTCATCGGCTGGGACGTCCGCACCATCGACGGACAGGGCACACGCGCGGGCATCCGGACCGCCTTCACCGAGGCCCTCGCCCTCAAGCCGTCCGGCATCGTCATCGGCGGCTTCGACCCCGGGTCCGTGACCGAGCAGGTCGAGCGGGCGAACGCCGCGGGCATCCCGATCGTCGGCTGGCACGCCACCGCCGCCCCCGGCCCCAGCACCGATCCGAAGCTGTTCACCAACGTCACCACCGAGGTCGCGGACGTCGCGGAGATCAGCGCCGACTGGATCATCGCCCGCTCCGGCGGCCGGGCCGGCGTGGTGGTGTTCACTGACGCCTCCATACCGTTCGCGAAGCGGAAGTCCGACCTCATCAGGAAGCGACTCGCCGCCTGCGCCGACGTGGAACTGCTGAGCTACGAGGACATCCCCATCCCGGAGGCCAACAGCCGTACCGTCGACGAGGTCTCCTCCCTCCAGTCCCGCTTCGGCGACCGATGGACCTACTCCGCCGCCATCAACGACCTGTACTTCGACCACGCGGCACCCGCGCTGCGCGCCGCCGGTCACCGGGGCGACGGCGCCCCGTTCAACATCGGCGCCGGGGACGGCGATCCGTCGGCCTTCGAGCGGATCAACGGCAAGCAGTTCCAGTCCGCGACCGTGCCCGAGCCCCTGTCCGAACAGGGCTGGCAGATCGTCGACGAGTTCAACCGCGCCTTCGCGGGCGAGCCCGCCAGTGGCTATGTCGCCCCCGTGCACATCACCACCGCCGACAACAGCGGCGGCGCCCTGTCCTGGGACTCGGAGGGCTACCGCCAGGCGTACCGCAAGATCTGGGACAAGTAG